In Arachis hypogaea cultivar Tifrunner chromosome 17, arahy.Tifrunner.gnm2.J5K5, whole genome shotgun sequence, a single window of DNA contains:
- the LOC112763700 gene encoding secreted RxLR effector protein 161-like produces the protein MTRPELAFSMNKVSPFMHSPTYKHWKEVKRTLRYLKGTVSKRIVFSKCFDFRLLDFADADWTSDIDDRRSVTGYCVYLVLNLISWKCHKQSKVSHNSTEVEY, from the coding sequence ATGACGAGACCAGAGCTTGCATTCTCAATGAATAAAGTTTCACCATTTATGCATAGTCCTACCTACAAGCACTGGAAGGAAGTAAAGCGAACATTGCGTTATTTGAAAGGTACAGTGAGTAAAAGAATTGTGTTCTCAAAATGCTTCGACTTTAGACTCTTGGATTTTGCAGATGCTGATTGGACGAGTGATATTGATGATCGGAGATCCGTCACAGGCTACTGTGTCTATTTGGTCTTGAATCTTATATCTTGGAAGTGTCATAAACAGTCGAAAGTAAGCCACAACAGCACTGAGGTAGAATACTGA